The nucleotide sequence AAGAGAACCAGTTTAAGATCACGGCAGAAGATCTGAAAAAAGTGATCACAAATCAAACAAAAGCATTAGTACTAAATTCTCCAAGCAACCCGACAGGATCTCTTTATTCAGCGGAAGAGCTGCGTGAGATCGGTCAAGTGTGTCTAGAGAACGATATCTTGATCGTTTCTGATGAAATCTATGAAAAACTCGTATACGGCGGAGTGAAGCATACATCAATCGCAGAGCTTTCACCTGAACTGAAAAAACAAACCATCATCATCAACGGTCTATCTAAATCCCATGCGATGACCGGATGGAGAATCGGTTTTGCTGCAGGGGATTCCAAAATCATTAGAGCAATGACGAACTTAGACAGTCATAGTACATCGAACCCGACGACAACGTCTCAACATGGTGCACTTGCTGCTTATAACGGCACTCAGGAACCTGTTGAAGAAATGCGTCAAGCTTTTGAAGAGCGTATGAACAAAGTGTACGATCGTTTGGTCACCATTCCTGGGATCACGTGTGTAAAACCGAACGGTGCATTCTATCTGTTCCCAAATGCTACAGAAGCGGTCAAAATGACAGGGTTCTCTTCAGTGGATGAATGGGTAGAAGCTCTTTTAGAAGAAGAAAAAGTGGCCCTCGTTCCAGGATCAGGATTTGGTGCTCCTGACAACGTGAGACTTTCTTATGCGACAAGTCTTGAAACGATCATGGAAGCGTTAGACCGAATCGAGCGTTTTATTAAATCAAACCGCAAGTAATGATTGATTTTTAGAAAATTCTCATTCATAATTTTTTGGTAGATATTGATATTTAGTACAGTGGAGGTACATGTAGTGAAAACGACTATAAAAAAGCTAAATGAACATGTGGGTAAAACCGTTACGATAGGAGCGTGGCTCTCAAATAAGCGTTCTTCTGGTAAGATCGCCTTCTTACAGCTCCGCGATGGATCCGGATTTGTTCAAGGTGTTGTCGTAAAGAGTGAAGTTGGTGAAGAGATCTTTGCAAAAGCAAAAGGACTTACTCAAGAATCCAGCCTTTACGTTACAGGAACCGTTAAAGAGGACGAGCGATCTGCACTTGGTGTGGAACTTGAAGTAACAGATGTTGAAGTGCTTCATCAAGCTGTTGACTATCCGATCACACCGAAAGAACACGGAACAGAATTTTTGATGGACCACCGTCATCTTTGGATCCGTTCTAAGCGTCAGCACGCAATCTTAAAGATCCGTAACGAGATCATCCACGCTGTGAACGAATTCTTCTACAACAATGACTTTGTAAAAGTAGATCCTCCGATTTTAACTGGAAGCTCTGCTGAAGGAACAACATCACTGTTCCACACAAAATACTTTGAAGAAGATGCTTATCTTTCACAAAGTGGACAACTTTACATGGAAGCGGCAGCCATGGCACTTGGAAAAGTATATTCATTTGGTCCGACATTCCGTGCAGAGAAATCAAAAACTCGCCGTCACTTGATCGAATTCTGGATGATCGAGCCTGAGATGGCTTTCGTTGAACACGAAGAATCTCTTGAGATTCAAGAACAGTTCATCTCACATATCGTTCAATCAGTGATCAAACGCTGTGAAAACGAACTGAAGACACTTGGACGCGATATCTCTAAACTAGAAAATGTTAAAGCTCCTTTCCCTCGTGTTTCATATGACGACGCAATTAAGATGTTAAAGGAAAAAGGCTTTGATGATATTGATTGGGGAGACGACTTCGGTGCGCCTCACGAAACAGCGATCGCTGAGAGCTTCGACAAGCCGGTATTCATCACGAATTATCCAAAAGACATTAAAGCGTTCTACATGAAGCCAGACCCGAACCGTGACGATGTTGTATTGTGTGCAGATCTGATCGCTCCTGAAGGATACGGAGAAATAATCGGTGGAAGTCAGCGTATTGATGACCTTGCACTTATGGAACAGCGTTATGAAGAGCACGGATTAACTGACGATGCATACAAATGGTATCTAGAACTTAGAAAATACGGAAGCGTTCCTCATTCAGGATTCGGTCTTGGATTAGAGCGTACGGTAGCTTGGATCTCAGGAGCGGAGCATGTTCGTGAAACGATTCCATTCCCGCGTCTATTGAACCGTCTATATCCTTGATTTAAAAATCTCCCTTTATGGGAGATTTTTTTATTGTTTTTAAGAAGTGTTTTTTAGGCTGGTAAAGTCTAATTAAGTCGTTTTGAAGATGAATTAAGTCATTTTCGTTGTCAATTAAGTCTTAAAAAAAAAAATTAAGTTTAAATCGTATCTAATTAAGTCTTAACCACAACAATAAAGGCGATTCTGCAAATTTCGACATCATCACCAACAACTGCTCGTGAACTACATACCTACTTTTTCTCAACATTCAACAGTATAGTCAAAATAAAAAAAGCTAGTTTTATATGCTATAATAGAAATAGAGGTGTTTTAAAAATGAACGGTACATTATTTGAACGATGGATGGCTGAAGGGTCGATCAGTATTCCTAACATGCTTTTAAAAACATACAAACAGATCGGTTTATCTGATAACGAATGCATGTTGTTTATACAGCTTCATGTTTTTATAGAATCAGGAAACTATTTTCCGACGCCAGTCGAGCTGTCTGAACGAATGTCAGCATCCAGTAACGATGTGTCTTCCATGCTGCGTTCGTTGATCGGTAGAGGCGTTCTCGGTATGGATCAATACGAAGATAAAGAAAAAGGCGTCTATTTTGAAGCCTACACCCTGCAGCCTTTATGGAACAGACTTCTTCAAAGTTTAAAAGAAGAAGAGCAGATCCAAAAAGAGATTCATAAGGAAAACCAAGAACAGAATGTTTTTGTACTATTTGAAAAAGAATTTGGACGTCCATTATCTCCTATGGAGCTTGAAACCCTGAAAATTTGGATGGATGAAGATCAGCAATCGCCACAATTGATTCTTTCAGCACTTAAAGAGTCCGTTCTATCAGGAAAGCTAAACTTCAGATATATCGACCGTATTTTGTTCGAGTGGAAGAAAAACGGAATAAAAAGTCCAGAAGCTGCAAAGATGTATGGTGAAAAGTTCAGAGTCAGACAGCTGCAGCGAACAGGTCAACAAGATCAGCCTCGAAAAGACTCTGGGCTAAAAAGACCCGCATACAATTGGTTGGAATCTTAAAACATGAAAAGGCCTTTTAGGTCTTTCTTTTTATAATAGGAGGTAAAAGCTTCGTGTTAAACAAAGCACAGATTCAATTTTGTTTAGAACAGATAGAGGACATGTTTCCAGATGCTCACTGTGAGCTGAATCACTCAAATCCGTTCGAGTTAACAATCGCTGTACTTCTGTCTGCTCAATGTACAGATGCACTTGTAAATAAAGTTACGCCGAAACTATTTGCGAAATATAAAACACCACAGGATTATCTGAACGTATCTTTAGAAGAGCTGCAAGATGATATCCGGTCGATCGGACTATATCGAAATAAAGCGAAGAACATCCAAAAACTGAGCGAACTTGTTTTAACTGAATACGGCGGTGAAATCCCGAAAGATCGTGATGAACTGACGAAACTTCCTGGTGTAGGAAGAAAAACGGCAAACGTTGTTGTATCTGTAGCATACGGCGTACCTGCAATTGCTGTTGATACTCATGTTGAGCGTGTATCAAAAAGGCTTGGAATCTGCAAATTGAAGGATTCTGTACTCCAGGTCGAAGAAACACTTATGAAGAAGATTCCAAAATCCCTTTGGGGTGCCACTCATCACCGATTAATTTTCTTTGGCAGATACCATTGCAAAGCCCAAAACCCGAACTGTCCGGAATGTCCGCTACTTTCGATATGCCGTGAAGGCAAGAAGCGGATGAACCAAAAAGAGAAGAAAAAGCTGACTCAAAAATGACATCATGTCTTTTTGAGTCTTTTTATGTAAGCAGACGAAATGGATGGACAATCAACTTGGAATACGTTGTTTTAAAGAGTTACAATACATTTAGATAAGGGATAGATAAACTCTTTTTAGTTTGCAGATAAACATGGAGGGGTTAAAATGACTCAAAATAAAAATCCAGAAGAGATATTTTTAGAATGGAAAGAGAACTCAGAGGAAATCGCTCGTTACTTTAAAGATCGCGACAGAAAACGTGCAAGAGAACCAATGGTATATTTCTTTAACCGTTTTTTATATGTTTTGTATGTCGTTAACGGCCATAAGGCAACGGAGCAAGAATTGAAAAACTGGAAAGATCATTTGAAGGGATTTAAGCATCTGCCGGTCAATGCGATAGATCGACTTATTTTTATCAATGAGCAGCCAGATCATTACCAATCTTTTATCCAGCTTAGTGAGTTATTTTCAGAATGGGAAAAGAAAAGTGTCATACTTTTTAGACGAAGTACATAAGGACAAGGCTCTTGGACATATGATGATGACATGAGACGTTTTTTAGGAGGGGTATCATGCAGATTCATGTGGTGAAAAGAGGGGATTCACTTTGGAAGCTTTCACAATACTATAAATTGCCTTGGCAAGAGCTGGCCGCGGTAAATAGACTTACAGAAAAAGATGTTCTTTCTGTGGGGCAAACACTTTTTATTCCAACACCATTTACGTATACCGTACAGCCAGGTGATTCTTTAGAAGAGATCGGTAAAAGAATCGGAGTATCCGTCGCACAGCTTCAGCAGGCGAATCCAGGTTTAACAGATGAGACTTTACAGGCTGGAACCCAATTGAATGTTCCACAGAGAAGTAAGAAGACGATCATAACGAACGCGTTTGCAGAGCCTGTTCCAAAAGCAAAAGAAAACTTTACTGCAGCAGCAAAAGGATTAAGTTATATTACGATGTTTAGTTATGAAGTGAATGAAAAAGGTGTGTTTAAACCACTAAATGACACAGCGTTCTTAAAAGAAGCAAAGAATAAAAATGTTCGACCAATCATGGCAATCACAAACATTAAAGACGGTGAGTTCAGTGAAGAAGTTGGAACGGCAATTCTGACGAATAAAGAAATTACGAACAAAGTAATAGACGAGTCCCTTCGTATCATGAAACAAAAAGGGTACCAGGGAATTTCCGTTGACTTTGAGTTTCTCGGAAAGCAGAATAAAGAAGCTTATAATCAATTTTTAAGAACACTGACAGAGAGGATGCACAAAGAAAACTATATCGTGATGACTGCGGTAGCGCCGAAAATTTCTGCCACTCAGCAAGGAGAATGGTACGAATCACATGATTATAAAGCACACGGGGAGATTGTGGATTACGTGATTCTTATGACTTACGAATGGGGATATAGCGGCGGTCCGCCGATGGCAGTAAGTCCACTTCCTTCTGTAAAAAAAGTGCTAGACTATGCGGTTAGTGAGATCGATCCAAAGAAAATTTTGATGGGAATCAATCTTTACGGTTATGACTGGAAACTTCCTTATAAACCTGGCGGTGAGTTTGCGAAAGCTCTAAATCCTGTTCAAGCCACACAGCTAGCTGGAAAAAGGCAAGCTGCAATCAAGTACAGCCGAAAAGATGAAGCACCGTTCTTTCGATATTGGGACAAAGACAAAAAAGAGCATGTCGTTTGGTTTGAGGATCTCAGGAGTATGAAAGCAAAGTTTGATGTTGTAGATCAGTACGGATTTGCAGGGGTAAGTTTCTGGAATCTTTCATTCGGATATCCTGTATTTTGGAATTATTTAGTTGACCGTTATAATATTAAGTGAGCAAGGTTTTAATTCTCCCCGCCTTAATTTGATTGAAAACAGCTCTTAAAACTTAGACAAAAAAAGATCCGCCAGCCTTATGCTGACGGATCTTTTTTGTTTATTGGTTGAATGGAGGGAGGAGTCCTCCTCCGTTTCCACCATTTTGTTCTCTGCCTCCATCTTGCCCTGGAGGAGGAGTGCCAGGTTCACCTTGACTAGGAGGCTCTGTTCCAGGCTCTTGCCCTGGAGGAGTCCCTGGTTCGCCTTCACTTGGAGGAGGAGTGCCAGGTTCACCTTCACTAGGCGGCTCTGTACCAGGTTCTTGCCCTGGAGGAGTCCCCGGTTCGCCTTCACCCTCACCCGGAGGCGGTTCTTCACTTTCAGGACCTTCTATCGTAATAGACGTTTCGGCAGGTTCGCTTTGCGTGTTGTTTTCGCTGTCGACGGCTATTACTTGGAACGTGTATTTACCTGGAGCAGGAGTTGGAACAACAAATTTCGTATCGTTGATCGTTGCACGTTCCTGCATAGGTCCGTCGTTATAGCTCGCGAGAATTCTAAACGTTACACCTTGTTTCTTCTCGTACTTCCATTTCACTTCGATCTCATTTTTGTTTTCTTTGAACTTCGCTTCTAGACCTTCTATGGTTGATGGTTTTTCAAACTTATCACTGACGCCAGGAAGGTCTGTCCCCTTAACAAATAGTTCGATGATTTTTTCTGAATCCGGTGTAAACTCACTAGCACGTTTACCTGTTCCTTTTTCCATCGCAACTTCTGTTACTGATTTCGGTTTTTTGAAGTCCGTGTTCTTATGATCGAGCTGGCTCATGATGTCACGGAAAATCTGTTTAGAATAATCCGCTTCATTGTCGTTTAGATAGAGACCTTTACCTTCTTTATCTTTATTTTCAGCATAACCCGTCCAAACGGCTGCTGTATAAGTTGGTGTGTAGCCGGCCATCCAAGCATCTTTTGTTGCACCTTCTGGAAGACCATATTTATCACGATCTTCTTTTGAGTAGTTTGTTGTACCCGTTTTACCAGCTAAGTTCAATCCACTTACGTTAGCTTCACGGCCAGTTCCTCTATCCATAACATCTTTTAGCATATCTGTGATCATATAAGCGGTGTAATCTTTCATTGCCGCTTTTGGTTCTGAGTCGACTTCGATCACACGTCCATCAGGGAACTCTACCTTACGAACCGTTGTTGGTTTTGAATATACACCGCCGTTACCAAATGCAGTATACGCACCTGCAAGAGTAAGAGGGGAGATACCACCGTTAAATCCACCGATTGCATAGGACGGATACGTTGTGTCTGGATCTAAATCAAAACCTAGCTTATTTGCAAAATCAGTTGCTTCTTCAGCCCCAACTTCTTGGAACGCACGAACAGCTGTTGTGTTCTTGGATTCAACAAGTGCTTGACGCATCGAGATGTCTCCAACATTTTTTTTGTTAAAGTTATTAATTGTAATGTCTTTTAGTTCCACAGGCTCATCTTTTAAGATGTATCCCGTGTTCCACTTTTTGTTTTCAATCGCAGGACCATAATCCAAAATCGGCTTAATGGTAGATCCTGGTTGACGTTTTATTTTTGAAGAGAAATAGTTACTTAACTGACCACCACGGCCGCTTCCAACCGCACGAATTGCGCTTGACTTCGTATCAACTAACGTAACACCTGATTGCAGAAATTCATGTTCTTCACTTAACTTCGTTCTTAGAACATCTTCAGTTGCTTGTTGAGCTTTTGTGTCAAGGTTTGTATATATCTTTAACCCGGAAGAGTAAATATCCGCTTCTTCTAGACCTTCAATGTCTTTCAGATCATCTATGACTTGTTTGATGTACGCATCATAAGGACGAGTTTCAGTCTTTAATTCGCCTTCTTTAATCATATCTTTAACCGGAATGCTCTTTGCTTTTTCTGCTTCTTCTTTTGTAATGAATTTGTGTTGAGCCATCAGATTTAACACGACGTTGCGTCGGTGTTCTGCTTCTTTTGGATTTCTAGTAGGATCATAATAACTTGGTGCTTTAGGCAGACCTGCTAATAGAGCTGCTTCTTGCACTTCTAAGTCCGCTACTTCTTTGTTGAAGTAAACTTTCGCTGCTGTGGCAATTCCATATGCACCATTCCCAAAAAAGATCTTGTTCAGATACATTTCTAGAATTTGATCTTTAGAATATTTCTGTTCTAACTGTACAGAAAGATACGCTTCACGAATCTTACGTGTGAGTGATTTTTCATTCGTTAATACGGTGTTCTTAATCACCTGCTGAGAGATCGTACTCGCACCTTCTGCTCCAAAGCCTTCTCTTACGTTGGCGAACGCGGCCCCTGCGATACGACGTACATCAATACCGCTATGCTGACGGAATCGCACGTCTTCTGTTGCGATGAACGCATTTTGTACAGGTTCTGGAATCTCGTTGATCTTAACACGGATCCGTTTTTCATCACCTGCCACAAGGGACACTTCTTTATCGTTCATATCCATAATTTTTGAGGATACGGGCGTTTCAAGTTTTTTAGGATCTAGTTTCGGTGACGTTGCGGCAATCACACCGACAGTTAGTAGTCCTAGAATTCCTAGAATAACAGCAAGCAACAGGAGGGTCTTCTTCCAGTTGCGTCCACCTCTAGGTTTTTTGGTTTTCGTTTTATTTGCCGGTTTGGAACCATCACTTGATTGTCTGCGTTCCATACGGCTTCGGTAATCTTTTGACATAGCTTTACCAACCTTTCAACTTCATAAAAAAATGAACATGTTCAATTATTCGACGGCTTTTGACAATTTATGAACAATGAAGGTGATGATTAAAAATAGACTGAATCTACTACGTGTAAGTAATTAAGCCGAGGCTGATACCCGATAGTAATAGAATGTCCTTTTTCTTCAATTTCACCCTTCGGAATGGATTTTCTTCCCAAACTTTGTTCTTTCCAAAAATGAATCAGGTGAGAGCTGTCGAATAAATAGCTCTCATCTGTTGATGAGAAACGGAGAATAACAAACGAGATGCCTCCATGATCCAAGATGTGCTGCATATGGGTGAGCTGGTGTTCATGAAAGTTCTTTAGAGGAAAGCTCGTTTTATTCTTCGTCTCCTTTGCTTCAAAGTCAATGTATCTTCCTTTATACACCCCATTATAGTCGGTCGTGGAAGCCAGTTTGAAGTACGCTTCACGGATGACGGCGGCAGATCGTTTTGGATATTCTACATTTACGATCTGAACCGGAGTAGGTTTCTTATGGATGATCGCTTGATTGGTTAGAAGATAATACTCGTTGCTTTGATTGATATCATCTTCTAACGACATTCCTCTATTGCTGTAAGAAATCTCTTTTTTCATAGAAGATGAGGATTGTTTTTTCACGATAGAAGTCACTTTCTTACCGTTAGGATAATGGAAAGTACCCATGATTCATCTCCTTTACAACGAAAGATGGCTATGCGCATTAAGAAAAAGATACACATAGCCGTTAGATGTTTACTTTTTTAATAGTCGGGAAAGTTCATCTTCTTGAAAGCCCATTACGACCTCTTTGCCTTCAGTCGTTTCAATAACGGTCACAGGTGTAGCAGAAGCACCCAGATCGATCACTTCTTGCATATGCGCAGGGGTTTTACGTATATCTCGTTCTTCAAAAGGAATGTCATTTGCTTTTAGCCACTCTTTTTCTGCAAAACATGGAGGGCATGTTTCTTGTGTGTATATAATTACTTTTTTCTCCAAAATGTTAATGCCTCCTTTTTCCAAATGCATCTTTCATAACCATTAGTTTACTCTTTTTTCTTATGTGACACAAATATTTTATAGCATGAAAGCAAACGATAGAAAATAGGACAAAATGCATGGAGGAACAGCGTGGAGAGGGCTATTGAGGAGATTGTTCACAACATACTAAGTGAAACGAATTCACAAAATCGTGATAATATTTCACGTACCGTAAGTTATGCCTCATTTTATAAAAGAAACCCTGAGATCAGATGGGCGATGCTCGCGAGCCTTGTTTCAAGAAACGCGGGATACAGTATGTGTGATCTTAAAGGGGACTGGCTGCCAAGAATGCTTTCTGCTGACACAAGGAAGCATCTGTTTTTAACGTACGAGCGGGCGAACTGGCTTATCTTTCAAGATGCGTTTCCTCAGCTTTTGCTATACGAATATTCGAAACAACAAAGAATACCGTTTTTTCACTTGTTAAAATGTTTTGGCGTTTCAAGATTCATGGAGGTAGAATGGAAGCGATTTTGGAGAGAGAGAGATCTGAAGCGAATATGTACGTCATTAATCATCAACGAACAGCATGTAATTGAAAAGCCTGTAATTAAAGATGGTTTTTATAAAAGAAGAATATTTTCGAGTGTTCCGTTTCTTTTACAAGACTATATGCATTTTAGCACAGTGCTTTTTCCTGTCGAGTCAGGAGATGTATTCGGAATTTCTATACATGGTTTTAAAAAAACAAGCAACCGAATTGAAACAGGCAAAATTTTATATACCATCCTCTTTGAGTCGAAATGGAGCGAAGAGATCTTGTCCTTCTCGAATAAAGTAACACATACTGGATCCAGACATGATTTTGAGAGGGTTATATACCCGAAGAAAAAAAGAGAAACGCCTTTTTTACGCGTGGCATTTCCGGTCATAAAGCATCATTCATCAAACAGAGTCGACTGGTACAAAAAAAACATGAATACCGAAAAATTCTATGGAGCAGTTAAACCGCTACACAAGATTTGTCTGACTGACTGGTATAAACAAAAGCAAAGACAATTGAAAATAGGGATTCTTTTAAAAGAATGGATTCAGCATGCATAAAAAAGACGGCCAACAAAGAGCCGTCTTTTGACTATTTACGTGCTTGGAATATCTGGGCCGTTAAGCTTTTTATCACCATAGCCTGTGTTTTCTTTTTGATTCTTTTTCTGAGTACCCGTTTCATCTTGATTCGTATACTGATTCTGCTGTTGCTGCTGTTTGCTTTCTTGGTTCATGTTGGCACCTCCTTTTTGTATCACCTGAACTGTCCTTAGTTTTGGAGTTGTTGCGACTGAATATACAAACAATCAACAAATTGAGTGTCGAATTTGTAATGATTACGAGGTATTCCACTTTCTTTGCCGAATGAAAACTAGTTTTGTCAGGTGTGAAGGGGAAGGAAGGATACGGCTCGAAATGAGTTAGCATAAGAAAACGGGGAGGGATTCATGATGGAAATGGTGTTGATGAAAACCAAAACTGTCTCTGAGGAGCTTGGGGTGAATCCGACAACAGTACAACGCTGGGTAAGGCATTTTAACATTCAATGTGACAAGAATGAGCACGGACACTATTTATTCAGACAAGAAGACATTGATCAGTTAAAAGAAATTAAAACGCAGCTAGACAACGGACTTTTGATGAGTGACATTCAAATCCAAACGATCCAAACAACAGAACAATCATTTGAACTGCCAACCCAATTTGAAGAGAAGTTCAACCGCTTGAATGCTGCTATAGAAGCTTTAGAGAAAAAAGTCGAAGAGAAAGCAGATGCAGTTGTATCTTATCAGATGCTGCAGCATGCTTCAGAATTGGAAGAGCTTATCAAAAAGATGGAGAACATGGAAGCACGTCTTCAAGATCTGGAAGTAGCCCTGTTGAAAAATGATTTTCCAGAAGAGCGACTATACGTAAAAGAAAAGCCAAAAAAGAACTGGTTCGTGAGTTTGTTTACATTGTAAAAACTGTTTTTATAAAACGCTTCTTTCTAAAAGATTGTTGCTTTTAAATATCCTCTTCTATGATGGTTGATTGGAGTGTAAGATGCGAGACTCCTGCGGGACAGGCGGGCAGGTGAGACACTTAAGAGTGAAACGTCACAAATGTGGCTCACCGCCTGCCCCGCGGAAAGCGAGCATTTGGAGCGGAAAGCAACCACTTTCAATTGCTACAGAGAATATTCATTAACACTAAATCAAAATCAAAAAGTGTAAGTCTCTTCATTCTTTGGTAGGATATAAAGAATGGAGGGACTTTTTTATGAGCCATTTATATAAATTAACGAACGAACTAATCGCGGATATAGATGAAGCGTTTCATATTTTTAAAACAGAAACAAAAACAAGAGAAACAGAAGCGGACTTTTTTACAGAAGTTAAACCATTTGCCGATCGCATACACTTTCGTGTAAAAGAGTGGGAACCTCTTGCAAGGGATTGGGTGATCGCGAATAAGCCTAAATATCTGTATCCAATCCAAATCAAGACAGCCGCAGAAAATATCGGCTATTTAGGAGTCTACGTCTTTCAAAAGAAAATGAAAGATAAACGCATAACGGAAATGGTAAAATCTGTTCTCTATGTTCTGAACCAGCTGAAAGAACAAATGCCTGAGCAACAATCATAAAAATTTCACGTACCGTAATTAAATATCGTTTTCAAAAATAGGGAGAGAACAAGATGTATCATCCATCCGTTTATGATAATCTAAAGGTTGTGCTTGAAGGAGCAATTTATGACCTTGATTTTTCAGGAGAAATTGAAATAGTTAACCGTAAAGATTTATTGGACCATGCAATCATGGAGAGGAACTATTCTGTCGATTTTGTGGTTTCAACGATCGGAGAGTTAATGAGAGGAAATATTAGCTTAACGTCAACTCTCGAAGATCTGGCGATGGAGAAGCTGAACGACAATCCTGACGGAGCGGGCAGCAAGCTCTCAGTATGCATTCAAACACCCGTATACGAAATTGAAACAGACTGCAAGCAGATTCAGTCTATTTTAAAAAAATGGGGAAACGGTGATTTAAAAGGTGACATTCAGCAAAAGCTTACCTATATATATGGAGAGCCGAGACATGTATTTCGCGATACGATCTCCATTCAATTACAGAAGCCAGCACAAGAAGAAGAACCTGAACGAATTTCACTTGTACTAGAACAATTAATAACGTCTATGAACGAAATGAATGACTATTTTAAGGGGTATAAAAAATGACACAATCGCTACATAATTTTCCGGAATTCATACAAAACGCTTGGAACAAGAGCGGCTTTTCAGCATTAACAGATATTCAAGAACGATCAATACCAGATCAATTAAAAAATAAGGACTTGATCATTGAATCACCAACAGGTACTGGTAAGACGCTTGCCTATGCTTTGCCTGCTCTTTCGAAATTAAACCCAGAAGTAAAAAATGCTCAAGTTCTCTTTTTGGCACCCACACGAGAACTAGCGATGCAGATTTATGAGGTTTGTCAAAAGTTCACAGAAAACAGTGGTTTTAGCGGTGCTTCTCTTATTGGTGGAGCCAACATGCAGCGCCAGTTAGATAAACTGAAAAAGAAGCCGCAATATATCGTCGGTACACCTGGCCGTGTCAAAGAATTGATCCAAAACAAAAAACTAAAAGTACATGAAGTGAAAACCATAGTGATTGATGAGGCAGATCATATCATCGAAGCAGGTTTCAATGGAGATGTCGAACAAGTAATTGCTGCAACATTAAAAGACCGCCAGCTTGTTTTTGTGTCAGCTACTATTAATAATAAGACAGAAGACTGGTCAAGAAAATTAGCGGTAGATCCTGTTGTTGTTAAAGTTGAAAAAGAATCAGTCAAGAGTGAAGTAACGCATACATTCATGGTATCTGATTACCGTGACAAAGTTGATAACTTGCGAAAGCTAATTCGTCATACGCCAGGAATTAAAGCGATGGTATTTATCAATAGTTCCATGAAGATGGATGAATTTGCTACTAAGCTTGAGTATAAAAAAATTAAACTGGGTGTTTTAGCAGGAAATTCAACAAAACAAGAAAGACAAAAAGTATTAAATGACTTTAAAAATGGAAAAATTCCTGTTCTTTTAACGACGGATGTGGCTACGCGCGGACTGGATATACCAGATGTTACACATG is from Fictibacillus sp. b24 and encodes:
- a CDS encoding pyridoxal phosphate-dependent aminotransferase; the encoded protein is MKLAKRVEALTPSTTLAITAKANQLKSEGHDVIALGAGEPDFNTPIHIIEAAYESMKEGHTKYTASGGLLSLKKAIANKLKQDQGLTYEPSEIIVSTGAKHSLYSLFQAILDEGDEVIIPIPYWVSYPEQVKLADGTPVYLEGKEENQFKITAEDLKKVITNQTKALVLNSPSNPTGSLYSAEELREIGQVCLENDILIVSDEIYEKLVYGGVKHTSIAELSPELKKQTIIINGLSKSHAMTGWRIGFAAGDSKIIRAMTNLDSHSTSNPTTTSQHGALAAYNGTQEPVEEMRQAFEERMNKVYDRLVTIPGITCVKPNGAFYLFPNATEAVKMTGFSSVDEWVEALLEEEKVALVPGSGFGAPDNVRLSYATSLETIMEALDRIERFIKSNRK
- the asnS gene encoding asparagine--tRNA ligase — protein: MKTTIKKLNEHVGKTVTIGAWLSNKRSSGKIAFLQLRDGSGFVQGVVVKSEVGEEIFAKAKGLTQESSLYVTGTVKEDERSALGVELEVTDVEVLHQAVDYPITPKEHGTEFLMDHRHLWIRSKRQHAILKIRNEIIHAVNEFFYNNDFVKVDPPILTGSSAEGTTSLFHTKYFEEDAYLSQSGQLYMEAAAMALGKVYSFGPTFRAEKSKTRRHLIEFWMIEPEMAFVEHEESLEIQEQFISHIVQSVIKRCENELKTLGRDISKLENVKAPFPRVSYDDAIKMLKEKGFDDIDWGDDFGAPHETAIAESFDKPVFITNYPKDIKAFYMKPDPNRDDVVLCADLIAPEGYGEIIGGSQRIDDLALMEQRYEEHGLTDDAYKWYLELRKYGSVPHSGFGLGLERTVAWISGAEHVRETIPFPRLLNRLYP
- a CDS encoding DnaD domain-containing protein — its product is MNGTLFERWMAEGSISIPNMLLKTYKQIGLSDNECMLFIQLHVFIESGNYFPTPVELSERMSASSNDVSSMLRSLIGRGVLGMDQYEDKEKGVYFEAYTLQPLWNRLLQSLKEEEQIQKEIHKENQEQNVFVLFEKEFGRPLSPMELETLKIWMDEDQQSPQLILSALKESVLSGKLNFRYIDRILFEWKKNGIKSPEAAKMYGEKFRVRQLQRTGQQDQPRKDSGLKRPAYNWLES
- the nth gene encoding endonuclease III, translating into MLNKAQIQFCLEQIEDMFPDAHCELNHSNPFELTIAVLLSAQCTDALVNKVTPKLFAKYKTPQDYLNVSLEELQDDIRSIGLYRNKAKNIQKLSELVLTEYGGEIPKDRDELTKLPGVGRKTANVVVSVAYGVPAIAVDTHVERVSKRLGICKLKDSVLQVEETLMKKIPKSLWGATHHRLIFFGRYHCKAQNPNCPECPLLSICREGKKRMNQKEKKKLTQK
- a CDS encoding YpoC family protein — encoded protein: MTQNKNPEEIFLEWKENSEEIARYFKDRDRKRAREPMVYFFNRFLYVLYVVNGHKATEQELKNWKDHLKGFKHLPVNAIDRLIFINEQPDHYQSFIQLSELFSEWEKKSVILFRRST
- a CDS encoding glycosyl hydrolase family 18 protein translates to MQIHVVKRGDSLWKLSQYYKLPWQELAAVNRLTEKDVLSVGQTLFIPTPFTYTVQPGDSLEEIGKRIGVSVAQLQQANPGLTDETLQAGTQLNVPQRSKKTIITNAFAEPVPKAKENFTAAAKGLSYITMFSYEVNEKGVFKPLNDTAFLKEAKNKNVRPIMAITNIKDGEFSEEVGTAILTNKEITNKVIDESLRIMKQKGYQGISVDFEFLGKQNKEAYNQFLRTLTERMHKENYIVMTAVAPKISATQQGEWYESHDYKAHGEIVDYVILMTYEWGYSGGPPMAVSPLPSVKKVLDYAVSEIDPKKILMGINLYGYDWKLPYKPGGEFAKALNPVQATQLAGKRQAAIKYSRKDEAPFFRYWDKDKKEHVVWFEDLRSMKAKFDVVDQYGFAGVSFWNLSFGYPVFWNYLVDRYNIK